TTAACATGAATAAAATGATTTTAACAAAAATAGACCCCAAAATCCCAAATGATAATTAAACACAATTTAGGGCAaccaattttaatatgaataaaTCAAATTCAGAACATTCAGCAATCTCGCCACGCTTTCACATGGCCGACGCATCACTAGTAATCAGTCTAATTTCAAATCGAATTCAGggcaaattaaatattaaaaccAATTTAGGGCAACCAATTTGCAATCTGGCCAACACATCGGTAGCCATTGGAATCGAGATTAGACcgtccaattttattttatttttttttgaattaaattacctATTTGGAATCGAGATCTGGACTTTCCGATCTCAATTCAACTGTCACCGATGTGTCGACCGAATGCAATCGAAAAccaaattcaatatattttcatatagatttaaaccaaaacataataataatgatgaaattGAACAAATTAACTAACCATGGTGGGTTTGAATTCCTTCAACTTCTGCAATTTCTTAAGCTCAACTTGAAGTTTCTCCTGTTCCTTACCacgattttcaatttcttcatcCTTTTGCTTCAAGATCTCATCTTTGGCTTTCAACAACTCTTCAGTCTTCTCCTTCTCGAGACGCAACTGCTCCATCTTTTCCTGCATCTCGAGCAGATCTTGTTCGAAAGATTGTTGCTTTGGCTGTTGTTGTTTCTTTGATGCAGCTTTTTCTTTCTTGGGTTGATCAGAAAGGGGTGAAATTGTTGACTCGTTCGCCACGATGTTGGCATCATTGGTTGAGGCTTTCTCCTTGAGAGCCTTTCTTGTTCCTCTTGATTTCTTGGTGGGGATTTCAGAAACTACGTCAGCCATTGTTAGAGCGAGAGAGGGAAACTGAACAGAGAGAGATTCAAAATtcagaaatgaaatgaaatttgtTTGTGTTTGAGAGAAGAGagtgtagtcgttttttatagGAGATTTGATTAGGGTTGCAACGTTCGGATTTTTTGaatttaacttttgttgaccGTTGGTTTTGATGAAGAgataaatacaaattcaaaaatgAAATTACCATATACGGGAAGATATTGAAAATGAATTACTGGATGGTTTTAAAAGGAAGTAGCCgttaatatgaaaattaaaaatatgatttttcaacataaaaaaaagtacaaaataatatatatatttttaattataatttttctttatatatttatatatattgaatGTTCATTACATATGATACGAATTAAAAATAAGTGGACAACAAGTCGCGCCACCGTGTAAAAAAAAAGTCGCGCCACTAAATTTATTGAATGATATAaccaattttattaaaaactatatttatatttatagatcTAAAAGAcacaatattatttatttttttttgacaatagacACAATATTATTATAAGGCTAGAGCTACGACGGACTTTCTTCAAcaatattatgaatgaaatgttaGAAAGAtctttttgagaaaaaaaaacattatgtaAACAAATTAGTCAATGCATCTATTGCTACATCATCGTCAACCTTTACTCCGCCATAGTTTAAAAAACAAATCCAACTTAATAGACagactaaaattgcaaaattttaaaaataggaTCAAAATTAGGAATGAAACAAAATAGAAATACCAAAACTACATTAGACCAATTGTTGACAGATACTAAATAGAATTAATTTTTCTACAGACCTCAAACATCAAAGATCAAAATATAGTTGTCCCAATTCCCCTCGGGTGATCCCTTCACAGACAAAAAATCCTAAAAGAAAACATATTGTAATGATCATGCACTTTCAATTCTCCACATATCAAAATGAACTAAAGTTACATCTGTATGAATATCAAGAATAATCATAGTATACAGAGAGAAATATATTCTCCACATATCAAGAATAATCATAAGTTATCTTCTAGAAAGAAAGTATGATATGTGAATCCAAATGATTTTCAGAGGCACTTCAAGAATTCACAATCCCTTAAACAATGCAACATAGTCTCGTCGTCGGTGTTTTAATAAGAACATTTATTGAATCTTATTGGTTAAGCCGGTTTtttagggttgagttagacccaattcTTCAAGATCTGTTGGGCTACCCGCTATCGGGCTagccaccatttatatccacacaCCAAGCCCAAGAATGTTGGGCGTGATgaggtgtgttaagaagtctcacatcggatgtGAAATGGCCCCAACAAGGGTTTGTAAGTAACAGACAAtgctcaccttacaagccggttttgtcgatgagttaggcccaaccctCATTTATAAGATTATTCTTTAAAATAACAAGAGAacttttgtcaacaaaaaaaaataaaaactcaattTCCCTAtcattaatttaaaatgttctTCGAGCCTCTGAAATTTCACAGGAAAATAAGTGATTGATCTTAAATAGTTATCAAGAACATTGGAAGAAGATGTCATTCATTATAACCAAGAGATAGAAGAAAGtgaaatctataacaatatataaaaaggaacCTTGAGTTTGGGATGAATTTttcattattccataattgcccttaacttcctctatGACTTTTTTATTATTCCATAATTGTCATTAACTTCCTCTAACTacctctctttttcttttatttttttatggttttttcatctatactatatatatctatactatataagaGAATACATGaaatttggtgtgaacttttcataataccaacaatacccttgattttttttagtagcaacaaaaatgttttattaacaaactcatcataatataagacacaattttttttagcagcaaaatttttttattaacaaactcaccataatataagacattttttttggacataagttagacacatgcaggcgcggaacgcgcttaCCTAGCCCACCGGTAGAAAGATAAAAATGGgatagaaagaagaaaatgaatcGAGAAATGACATCACCATACTCCATTTTAATAAGCCACAAAAAGACAATGACAAATGGTTAATGGTGCCACCAAAGCCACCGATGACAAGCACATCCACACTACTAATTTAACTTTAACATTGGTGTGGTTATGTTATTAAAACCCGATAAACCATAAAGCTCATCTACCGATAATTGTTTTTGGTTTCACCACCAGTAGTCCATTAAGCCGTATAATTTGGTTTGAGAGTTAGATATTTtctagggttaaatatatttttggtcctatagtttcacataatttttgttttagtccctgaagtttgttttcacactttttaatCAATGaagtttcttcactcaaggtttttagtccctacttttcattcaactcgtgcatatcattcaaaattttaaatttttttttctgcggTCATGTTTAGCACATTATAAGAATCTCtgttacaaaagtttaattttttttaacaagagatgaattaaatatgaattttttagttttttgcacataaaaattcataaataattcatcttatgttaaaaaaatctaaatttttaccagagatgttcttataatattataaagatGAATATAAAAGatcattaaaaaatgtgaaaatatacaatagtttgattaaaagtagggactaaaaacattgagtgatgaaacttcagggactaaaacgaaaattttgcGAAACTATagagaccaaaaacatatttaacccgaTTTTCTATAAGGAATTATAAacgtcatattttattttaataatttttttattggctATTGAGATTGTGCAGTTATATTTcatatgaaaacaaaataaatactgcacaagttaaataaaaagaaaagaaataacaaaaggTTGTTGCTTGGAGACTATGAAGCACCAACACCTTTATGATTAGGCGTGTTGCGGTGTCCGATACTCATATGACACTCGTGTGACATATGTTGGATAACTCATATCCGTGTccaaaaaaagtattttttttactttgacaCTTCTTTGATCagtgtccgacacctgtaagacactcaTACAACAGGTATCAGACAAGTGtccaacaaaaaattatattttctttgtttatacTCTCTTTAGGACATATCTAAAAGAATTaaagatgtgtcgaaacaacCATATTGATCAGTGAGAGATTGAAGACATTACACTTTGATCAcgatattttaagttttttggaTAGTAGATGggtaaataaaggtaaaatatcaTCATATCcggttttaaaacatttttttaagaaataacttgttcaacttagatttaaatttatatattttgattctcaatttatatattttattttatgaatatgTAACGGTGTCGGTGtcatattttttacattagcggtgtcACAGTGTCCGTATCAGAGTCTGTGCTTCTTAGGTTGGAGCTTTATATTTGTgcataacaataacaacattaattaaatattaaattaattaaatatatttacatttaaatttaaatttacagcaacataattaattaattaatatatttcatatgaaaacaaaataaatattagcactagttaataaaaaaaagaaataacatAAGGTTGTTGGTTGGAGCATTATATTTGTGcaggcattttttttttataaattaaacaacataacataattaaacatatttacattTAACAACAAATgtaattaaacaatttttttagcaCACATTATACTTTTCCAACACCTTAATGCCCCCAACTTAGGTCACAACTAACGTTACCAAGCTCGGCAATGACTTTAATTTTCCATTTAATTATAAAGAATATAATTTCCTATGAATTATTCGATGTGAGACCTTTTAGTATTGTTATTTTACTCCTTttagaaacaaatatatttatatctcTTCACCATTTCACATTCTCGTTGAAGCTATACGACCTCACCATATTGTACCCTCAAAGTTTAAGGATTCAATAGCACTGCTACTTAATACGAAACTTAAACTATGAGACTTTTTTACCTATTGAACTAATTTTTTGGGTTAATGGTGTCATCCAAATATGAACTCTCTTTACATTAGACCAATTGTTGACATATACtaaattgaattaatttttctatagatATCAAAGATCAAAATATAATTGTCCCAATTACCCTCAGATGACCCCTTCACAGATAAAAAACAATCTTAAAAGAAAACAGATTGTAATGATCATGCACTTTCAACTCTCGACATATCAAAATGAATTGTAAAGCTATAAATTTAAACCTTTCTGCAATATTACATCTTACATCTGTATGAATATCAAGAATAGTCATAGTATACAGAGAGAAATAATTCAGTGAATGAATTCACACACATGCACAACTAGCATGAGGGAAGCACCAATGTTATCCATTAACAACCATCTCCATTATTATATCATTCCAAGAGTCTATTGGCCCAGGTAAGCACCAATGCAAACAATCAGTCTGAACTTTAGCAGTGTTGTCCTTTGCAAAGGGTTGAAACTGCCTGTATGGACCCGGATGCCCATCTGGTCTCAAAAGCGAAAGTGGCACAAAATCAGCAAGCTTGAGATTCACTCCTTTTTTCGAAGCTTTGGAAGCTGCCTTTTTAAACTCCTCTAACTCAATTTCACGAAGAATCCTGAGTAAATCCTTTATTTCCACCTCACCTTCTTTAATCGGCGCAGTTCTGTTGCATGTTCCCCCGCTAAACCACTCCCCATTTTCAAAATGGTCAGGTGTGGACGTCCTGAACAAAATTAAACCCTTGTGATTGGAAGACACTATGAAGTTCAAGACATTTTTCAAGGTTTTGCGGTAGGCAAAGTCAAATCCTAGTTCTGTCAAGTTCTTGTTTTCAGAACAGCCGTGACAGCCCAATATAGTGTCAGCCTCATGGTAGATTGCAGATTTAACAAACCATTTGCCAGTAGAAATAATAATGTAATCAAAGCTCAGGTACTGATCCGTCCATTTACGATCCAGTTTGTCTAGATATAGCTCAACTTCAGAACTTGAAACGCCGTTTATGTCTTCAAAAATAGCAGCTTCCACAAGGAATGGTGACCAAATAACTGACATACTGAAGTTGTACGAAGGAAAGTGCCAGCTTTTGGACTTGTATCCTTCATCGTGATAAACTAAGACAGCTTTTTCTACCTGAAGGTCAAAAATAGTTCAAATACAGTCCTACCATGgaatagaaaaaaattatagaaaaagtCAAGTTGACTTGATTGGTGGTGCACATATGGCATGATCAGCCTAACTATATGAAAGTTTGTTAGTATATAATTATTTCAAAGCCAACCATGCTTCAATGCAGTCCAAACAAGTGGTCACAACTATATGAAAGTTTGTTAGTATATAATTGTGTACGTATAGAATAAACGGGAGGGAGAGAGGGATCGGTTAGAAAACTAAATCTCATGTCACGATTTAAAATGAACGCATAACTGTGAAGGCAGGTAGAAACTAGCAACTATATGTGTATGGATTTCTAGAAACTAGCAACTAACTGGCCCCGGCTTGTTCCTGCCATTAGCCTTCATACTAATTACGTTATCTCTTCTTAATCGAGTTGAAAACTTCTCAAGTTTTGGTATTCtaactttttcaatttttggcgTTATCCACAAGCATTTAATGCAAGCTTTTCACTATAAATTCAataatcatttcaatcaaaGTTCAAAATGATATCTACCAATTGACCATCAAATcttgaaaattaaaatgtttctATCCTTAATTACTATGAAGCTGACAAACGAAACCTCAAAATCCCGGAGTTTGTGTCCAAATCGTCAGTGCCTTACATATATAAACCGACACTTGATTCCAATGCACTAGATCCTGGTGCCTTATATATTGATCTAGATTCTGATGCAACTAGATCAAACAAAGTTAATGAATAAAAACAATGATATGACTTAATCCTCCACTTTTTTCATTATAGGTTAACTAAGTACCAAAGTTTTAGGCCTATTCTAACATCATCATTTATATGCCAACAAACAAGTGCAACTAAGCAACAACTTTctcaaacaaaacaacataTTCTTGACCTATTCTCCGGACTCAACAAACTACCGCAAAAAACAAGATCCgtaaaaaaaacagtttctGATCCTCATAGAAACATTCAATAAATATCagacaaaaatagaaaaacaacatTTGTACCTAGTGATTGTTTGTTTTGTCCATTCTATTTTGTACAAGTTTTCATAACAGGAGCAACACCGTGACACAACTATTGATAACAATGAACACTATAGTTCAACTTGGCAATGAAAAAGACAAACCTTAGAAAGTGAGCAGAGCAAAGATTGAACATGATTTCGAGAAATTGAATCACCAATAAGTGCCCAAACTTTACCACGCATCATATTGAGAAACCTTAAAGGATCAAATATAGGTAACTCACAATCTCTAGGAGCCCATTTCCAATACAAAAATTCTCTATCTGGTCTTCCATTTTTCAAACAATTTTGATGAGATTCAATAAGGTCACAAGTTTCATTTGTATAAATTGGACCCAATGGATTTGGTACCCAATCACCATTAAAATAATCACATTTCCCTGCattattcaaaaacaaaaaataaaaattcaaactttaattcataattcataaaaaaaaaagacgacATTaatgacaccgataataatttgagcaaaatgacataattcaatgtaattaattatattacaTGTGTTGGTGTCCTACATCTACGCATGTCAGACACcagacacgcctaatctgaagAGTgttcatgataaaaaaaaacactgttTATGATTTCAGATCTAAATAATGTTACTGACCCATGTCGGTGGGAGatgcttcatcttcttcattttgAAGAGGGTCTAGTGGAAGCTCTGAAAGAGAAGATTTTTGAGGTGGGATTTGAAGTTCTGATGAAACGGTGGTTTTGTCGGTAAGAGGGGAATCAAAGAGAGTTGGTAGAGAGTGGAAAAAGAGAAGACGAAAAGCTATGAGTGAGAAGAAAAGAGTGAGGAGTAACTTGATTAGGTAATTTTTGTGATTGAAAGAAGAATCGATCCTCATTTTCTTTGTTCTGAGTAAGTACTGTGACTCTGTTTGGACAAACAGGGCAAAAAACCAAATTGTTGGTGCTTGTGCTTACTTACACTCAGCAAAGGATAGATAATTTTGGGTAAGGAAAAGTTTAAGACTTGCCACCAAATAGATCAGATCCAAGTCACAGGCATTGTCAACCTACTCCATTACTTTGATTATTAATCAATTATACCATTATCATTAATCAATTACTCCATTATCAACAATGACATTTCAATCTTTAATCATTTGGCTGATGCATATGACATTTGTAAAAGTGGTCAACCTAACATTTATTTAGGAGAAGTCAATTTTTCAATTCATGTAAATTATTTTGAGGAATTAGTATAtgtaaatatacttttttttttttttccttttagtttatgtaaattaattttgcaTTGACACtctaaaattatcataaaaagtagaacaattaataagggtaattttgaaaaaatagcaTTAAGTAAAGTTCggccttaggatcgactaattcaaggggaccaatcccgtCACGCACTTGCGGAGACCCGATTTAAAGTCggagttttatttttctttgtataGACTTGACCCATCAAAATTGACACCAGtaagaatcgaacctgagaccttgagaggaacATACTCTGAGAATTCAAGACAACATCACTAGATCTACCTAGGTTTTAgtgacttttacttatatttaaattcaatttttttttaacttttgttaTAAATAAGAAGTACTATTATGGATTAATGTTAAATCTTGTCATTACATTGAATAAGTGAAAGATTGTtagattattttaataatttattgtgTGATTCATGTAATTACAAAATTAGCTTTAAATACAAGATGGTCTAATGTTTTGTATAGTGAATGAGGGTATGCTGGTTATTTGTATAACGGTAATTAAAGTCAACGGGGATTTATAAAAAAGAAGTTAATAAGGGTCTTATtttatatcaaaaaaataagtcttattttaaaatttgaaataaataatatcCCTTTCTTCTCTCTTTTGAACTGTGATTACAAAACTAATTGGGATCCAATTAGTAACAAcctgccattcaaaaaaaaaaatagtaacaaccTAAGTGTTGCCAATAAAAGGAAATGGAGTGGACATTACAagatagaaaaatttagaaatgaTTATGGTTTCATTTGTTtggcatttttttaaaatttaaaagtcattttgtaaaaaaatttattttaatggctttattagattttttttttttaaattaaagaatCTAAGTGTAGGAGCTTcacattaagaaaaaaaaaagatttttatgaTGGTAAGCAAACTGAAAAtagcttttgattttttttaaaaaaaacctcTAAAAAAGAATTTccagattttttcaaaacaacATCATTTGCTTAAAAGTTTAAACAAACGCACCCTTGAAAGGATTGATCATATATGGAAGATATCTTTCTTGATAAAATCTATGTAGATGAGTTGGTAAAGATGACACATCCAAAAAATGGATTTTAATCTACACGACCTTTCAGACAATGAAAGCTTAATAGGAAAAAGACATTCTTAGTTGTAGTAGTAGTTGTAAGACTATCATCCTATGAAACTGATTGGTTTATTTAGTAATTATGAACAAACaacttattattaatttttattgttacagTAAGGAACTTCTAAAGGCTATTGATGTGTGACTGAGTGTAGCAGTTAGGCAGGACTTAACCATAGGATATGCTACTGCATCCACATCAAAGATGGCAAGAATAGGGAAATTTGATGGTGGGACTTGTTAGTCCAAATTTCTAtattgaacaaaacaaaaagaccTCACTACAATTATTCAACTCAAATTCAAGATAAGAAAAGAACTTGTAACTCAGCTCATGATAccagaaaaatcaaattatacaCACACATTCATGTTTGTAAGACAAAAGAATCAATTCACAGGAAAATAAGCCAATAATATGTCAAATCATGACTATACCTAACTGACAAAGCtgcattacaaaaaaaaaagaagagctAACACAATCAACAATTGCTGCCATACTTTGATGGGATTTCCGTGAGATCAACAATCTTCAAGCTGAGCTTCCTAATGGCCTCCATGTTTTTGCATTCGATCTCTAACTTCTCAATCTTCTCGTTTAGAGTTAATTCGTGTTCCTCTTTACCCCGCAGCTCCTCCAACAAAAGCCTATTATCATTCTGTAACTTCTCCTTTTCACTATTCACCTCACTGACATGTTCTTTTACATCCTGAAGCTCACGAGAGATGTTTGCAATGGATTTCTCAATGTCATAATTATTGCAGTCATCAGAAAATTTCTTGCTCACAGTATCTATCCCAATTTTCACACTGTCGACACACACTTCAGTAGCATTCCTATCTTCAAGTTCTCTCTGAAATTGCCGAAGCTCTTCTTCCGCCTTTCTTCCCTTTGCCTGTAGCTTCTCAATCTCCTCCTTCAGAGTTAATTCCTCTTCCTTTTTACCCTGTAGTTCCTCCCATAAAAGCATTTTATCTTTCTGTAACTTCCCCTTTTCCCTATTCATCTCACTGACATATTCTTTTACATCCTGAAGCTCGCGAGAGATGTTTGCGATGGAGTTCTCATAATTATTGCAGTCATTGGAACATTTCTTGCTCAAAGTATCTATCCCAATATTCACACTGTTGACACACACTTTAATATCTGTGATTGTTTCATGAAAAGCTTTATTGTTAGCAGTGATTTTTGCTACCAGAGTAGCATTCCTATCTTCAAGTTCTCTCTGAACTTGCTGAAGCTCTTCTTTCGCCTTTCTAAAGCTCTCTTCCTTTTCACTTAGCAATTGTTCAGTGACCCGGAGCTTTTGGTTTGACAGGCGAAGATTTTCCTCATGATTCCTGACATTCTCAAGCAAAGTTCTGATCTCATCCCTTTTCTCTCCCAGGTCTCTTTTCAGGTCTTCAACTTGATGTTCCAAATCAGTTACAATCTGATCTTTTGACGCAATGCTTTCACGAAGCTCTTCTTCCTTTTCTTCAATCTTTCTGTTTGCAACTTCAAGGTTGACCTTGCATTCATTAAACTTACTGTCAACTTGTTTATATTCTTTATTCAACTTCTGATGTGCATCTTCCTGTTCTTTCAATGTTCTCTGAAGATCCATTACTTGATTGGCTAATTCATTATTTTCATCGTGAAAAAATTTGAGGGTTTGTGCATGTTCTTTTATGAGTTTTTCACGTTCTTCTCCGAGTTTTTCACAGTTGAGCTCCAATTCTTCTTTTGTTGTCTTCAAGGAAAGCAAGTCCTTTTCCAGATTTTCAACTTTGGCTTTGTCTCCTGAAGCATCTTTCTCTGCCGTATTAAGCTTCCGTTGGATTGCAGAGCAATCTTTTGTTCTCGCTGTTAATTCTTTCTTCAACTTACCTAATTCGTCTTCTTGATCCAAATTCTTCTGTGCCAGTTCACGGATCGTATTCTGGTAAGCACTTATTTGATTTTCGTAACCACTTGCCGTTTCCTCTAAAGTTTTCAACTCACGTTCTTTGGCTCTTAATTGTTCTTCAACTTCTCTCTTCTGATTGTTTATGAAATCCAACGGTGCCTGTATTTTATTATGACATTCGCTTTCGAAGATGGCGTGCATTTGCCTTTTCTCATCGCTATGTAAGCTCTTTATGGTGCCCACTTCCACTTGCAGTCTATCTTCacaaattttaacaaattcaGCAAGCGGTTCCGTCTTCAAAATTTCTTCCGGAGTGCCATCCATATCAAGTTCGCCATCTTTAATAAGTTTCAATATCGCTTTTACTTTGGCTTCAATTTCTGCAAGAAAAGTAGAAAAAGTCCAAATCATCTGTTTAAAAACCATAAATCCTAGCATATCTTGCTTCAATCACAATCTTCCATCATAAAGATTATACCTGTTTTGATATAACTGTCAATTTTCGCCATCTTCTCCAATTTCTTAGCTACTACAAAGTCAAAGATAATTTGTTCACAATGTATCTTCCAAAAATAAGTGAAGAGCtgaaaattttaaacacaattaCTACTAATTTCTACCTGTTTACTGTAATTTTCAAGAAATTTCTTAATATGCCTCTTTAACTTAACATCAGAAATTTTGCTACTTTTGCACAATTAATTTTTGAAGAATAAGTGAAGAGCTGAAAATTTGAAACACAATTATTACTAATTTCTACATGTTTACtgtaattttgaaaaatctagTTTATacctaatttgttttcaagaAATTTCTGAATATGTCTCTTTAACTTAACATAAAAAAGTTTTGCTAATTTTAAACACAATTACTACTAATTTTGAAGAATCTAGTTTATTCCTAATCTGTTTTCGAAATTTCTTAATATGACTCTTTAACTTAATAACACAAATTTTGCTACTTTTGAACAGTTAATTTTTCAAGAATCGTCAAAGATCTTAATCTTTTACAAGATTAATTGCACAATAAATTAACTTCAAATCAAAACAATGAACAACTATGGAGAATTAAATTGAAGCTTACGTGAGTGATTTGAGTTTGGAAGCAGATTAAGATGATCTGAACGAATCCAAATAGCTTCTTCAAAGCTTCAACTGTAATAAATAAGAGTATAGAAAATTGAATTCAATTTGAAACGAAACAGAAAGAAGAAGGAAATGAAAAATCGGAATTCAGTGTTAGTTACCTGTGAGAGTTGAAAAGAAGATGATTTaagattgaagaagatgaacgaAACTTGAAGAAGATTGAATTCAACTTGAAAAGAAGATGATTGAAGAGTGAAGAAGAGAATCAAGAACTGAATTCCACTTGAAATGAAATGCCAGAAGAAGGAAactgaaatatatatataatgtgaaaaAAGGGGAATTAACGGTTCCCGCCAAAATCATGGCGaagtttgttttaacttttttttttttctttctaaaaaaacatttatagttattacttattatttattaaaaaaaatcttaataatttcttttaaaaaaaaaacttaaaaaatgagCTCATTAAAAAACATTACTAGTGTCAAACGCCCtgaccgaggttcgaaccccagtcctccactttgtgtgtgcgagttttcaatggcttgtcatttcgtctatctacaaaaaagaaaaacattttagAGTCCGTCtttatagattaaaaaaaaattgattaatccaaatttataaaagttatTTATGTTGGGCGTAGGAAAGGTCTTATCACTTATATGTTGTTCACCCTCAAAGTTGAGACTTTTCATGTATGTTCGGCATCGTGGGAGagtaggggtgctcgcggtttgGTTtagatcggttttgaggcaaaaactaatccgatccaaaaataaattcatttgcggtttggttcggttttggatgacaaataaaaaaaatccgatccaatattatgtggtttaatttggatcggtttttggatatccaaattataaattgcaattttttttaataaatataaatattataaaaaacactacaaaataatagtttgacatttttgacaaaataaatattaagtttgatgtaaaatataacatataatatattgaaaattaatattttggaatgacaattaccaattatatttgaaacatataaaaagtaaaaaaaaaaaatagattaaattaaactaacatatagtattatcaaaatttaaaatagattaaattaaactaatatatagtattaacaaaatttaaaatgaaaaaaaaaggttaatgcaatatatatatatatatatttatactaataaaaaaataaataaatattaaaatatatgtatgcggtttggttcggtttggatcgattttaagaaatcaatccgaaattcgatccgatccag
This portion of the Trifolium pratense cultivar HEN17-A07 linkage group LG3, ARS_RC_1.1, whole genome shotgun sequence genome encodes:
- the LOC123915858 gene encoding protein trichome birefringence-like 23, which gives rise to MRIDSSFNHKNYLIKLLLTLFFSLIAFRLLFFHSLPTLFDSPLTDKTTVSSELQIPPQKSSLSELPLDPLQNEEDEASPTDMGKCDYFNGDWVPNPLGPIYTNETCDLIESHQNCLKNGRPDREFLYWKWAPRDCELPIFDPLRFLNMMRGKVWALIGDSISRNHVQSLLCSLSKVEKAVLVYHDEGYKSKSWHFPSYNFSMSVIWSPFLVEAAIFEDINGVSSSEVELYLDKLDRKWTDQYLSFDYIIISTGKWFVKSAIYHEADTILGCHGCSENKNLTELGFDFAYRKTLKNVLNFIVSSNHKGLILFRTSTPDHFENGEWFSGGTCNRTAPIKEGEVEIKDLLRILREIELEEFKKAASKASKKGVNLKLADFVPLSLLRPDGHPGPYRQFQPFAKDNTAKVQTDCLHWCLPGPIDSWNDIIMEMVVNG
- the LOC123914513 gene encoding COP1-interactive protein 1-like, encoding MAKIDSYIKTEIEAKVKAILKLIKDGELDMDGTPEEILKTEPLAEFVKICEDRLQVEVGTIKSLHSDEKRQMHAIFESECHNKIQAPLDFINNQKREVEEQLRAKERELKTLEETASGYENQISAYQNTIRELAQKNLDQEDELGKLKKELTARTKDCSAIQRKLNTAEKDASGDKAKVENLEKDLLSLKTTKEELELNCEKLGEEREKLIKEHAQTLKFFHDENNELANQVMDLQRTLKEQEDAHQKLNKEYKQVDSKFNECKVNLEVANRKIEEKEEELRESIASKDQIVTDLEHQVEDLKRDLGEKRDEIRTLLENVRNHEENLRLSNQKLRVTEQLLSEKEESFRKAKEELQQVQRELEDRNATLVAKITANNKAFHETITDIKVCVNSVNIGIDTLSKKCSNDCNNYENSIANISRELQDVKEYVSEMNREKGKLQKDKMLLWEELQGKKEEELTLKEEIEKLQAKGRKAEEELRQFQRELEDRNATEVCVDSVKIGIDTVSKKFSDDCNNYDIEKSIANISRELQDVKEHVSEVNSEKEKLQNDNRLLLEELRGKEEHELTLNEKIEKLEIECKNMEAIRKLSLKIVDLTEIPSKYGSNC